The Arachis hypogaea cultivar Tifrunner chromosome 14, arahy.Tifrunner.gnm2.J5K5, whole genome shotgun sequence genome has a segment encoding these proteins:
- the LOC112744634 gene encoding agamous-like MADS-box protein MADS2 isoform X1, whose product MGRGRVELKRIENKINRQVTFAKRRNGLLKKAYELSVLCDAEVALIIFSNRGKLYEFCSSSSMLKTLERYQKCSYGAVEVSKPAKELENSYREYLKLKARFESLQRTQRNLLGEDLGPLGTKDLEQLERQLDSSLKQVRSTKTQFMLDQLTDLQNKEQILVDVNRTLSMKLDEINSRNQYRQQSWEAGDQSMHQYAAPHNAHSSQGFFQPLECNPTLQIGSDYRYNGVGSDQITATTTQAQQVSGFIPGWML is encoded by the exons atgggAAGGGGAAGAGTTGAGTTGAAGAGGATAGAGAACAAGATAAACAGGCAAGTCACATTTGCAAAGAGAAGGAATGGTCTTCTCAAGAAAGCTTATGAGTTATCTGTTCTTTGTGATGCTGAGGTTGCCCTCATCATCTTCTCCAACAGAGGAAAACTCTATGAGTTTTGTAGCAGCTCTAG CATGCTCAAAACACTCGAGAGGTATCAGAAGTGCAGTTATGGTGCTGTGGAAGTTAGCAAGCCTGCCAAAGAACTTGAG AATAGCTATCGTGAGTACTTGAAGCTGAAAGCAAGATTTGAATCTCTTCAAAGGACTCAAAG AAATCTTCTAGGGGAAGATTTGGGTCCATTGGGTACCAAAGATCTTGAGCAACTTGAAAGGCAATTGGATTCTTCTCTGAAGCAAGTGAGATCCACAAAG ACACAATTTATGCTGGATCAATTAACTGATCTTCAAAATAAG GAGCAGATCTTGGTAGATGTCAACAGAACCTTGAGCATGAAG CTGGATGAAATCAATTCAAGGAATCAATATAGGCAGCAATCATGGGAAGCTGGTGATCAAAGTATGCATCAATATGCTGCTCCACATAATGCTCACTCTTCTCAAGGCTTCTTCCAACCTCTGGAATGCAACCCCACTTTGCAGATTGG CAGTGACTATAGGTACAATGGGGTAGGGTCAGATCAGATAACTGCTACAACAACTCAAGCTCAACAAGTGAGTGGTTTTATCCCTGGATGGATGCTTTGA
- the LOC112744634 gene encoding agamous-like MADS-box protein MADS2 isoform X2: protein MGRGRVELKRIENKINRQVTFAKRRNGLLKKAYELSVLCDAEVALIIFSNRGKLYEFCSSSSMLKTLERYQKCSYGAVEVSKPAKELENSYREYLKLKARFESLQRTQRNLLGEDLGPLGTKDLEQLERQLDSSLKQVRSTKTQFMLDQLTDLQNKEQILVDVNRTLSMKLDEINSRNQYRQQSWEAGDQSMHQYAAPHNAHSSQGFFQPLECNPTLQIGDYRYNGVGSDQITATTTQAQQVSGFIPGWML from the exons atgggAAGGGGAAGAGTTGAGTTGAAGAGGATAGAGAACAAGATAAACAGGCAAGTCACATTTGCAAAGAGAAGGAATGGTCTTCTCAAGAAAGCTTATGAGTTATCTGTTCTTTGTGATGCTGAGGTTGCCCTCATCATCTTCTCCAACAGAGGAAAACTCTATGAGTTTTGTAGCAGCTCTAG CATGCTCAAAACACTCGAGAGGTATCAGAAGTGCAGTTATGGTGCTGTGGAAGTTAGCAAGCCTGCCAAAGAACTTGAG AATAGCTATCGTGAGTACTTGAAGCTGAAAGCAAGATTTGAATCTCTTCAAAGGACTCAAAG AAATCTTCTAGGGGAAGATTTGGGTCCATTGGGTACCAAAGATCTTGAGCAACTTGAAAGGCAATTGGATTCTTCTCTGAAGCAAGTGAGATCCACAAAG ACACAATTTATGCTGGATCAATTAACTGATCTTCAAAATAAG GAGCAGATCTTGGTAGATGTCAACAGAACCTTGAGCATGAAG CTGGATGAAATCAATTCAAGGAATCAATATAGGCAGCAATCATGGGAAGCTGGTGATCAAAGTATGCATCAATATGCTGCTCCACATAATGCTCACTCTTCTCAAGGCTTCTTCCAACCTCTGGAATGCAACCCCACTTTGCAGATTGG TGACTATAGGTACAATGGGGTAGGGTCAGATCAGATAACTGCTACAACAACTCAAGCTCAACAAGTGAGTGGTTTTATCCCTGGATGGATGCTTTGA